ACTATACGCCAAAAGTGAAAGAGCCGGACGTCTCTATTTTTCAAGGGATGTATATTCCACAGGTACAGGATCTCTCAGGACAGGTCCACGTCATCACGTCCATAACCTCGCAGGGAGGAGGGTATAATGCAGCCTCTCTATACTCGTTGCCTGCGCTGTGGACGCTCTCTCAGAGATCATAAGAGCAAAAGCCGGGGTTACGGTCCAACGTGTTGGAAAAAAGTGCTGCCCACTCTGCCCTCTTGCCCTCCTACAACAGAAATCCGGAGTATTGAAAATATCTTCGCGGTCAACTCGGTTTATGACTCTCTCCGGGTCCGTGTCTCTTCTCATTCCTGCCCTTCCTGTGGGGCTCTCCTGAGTTCTGCGGAGGTCCACAGTTACGACCATGAAGACGGGCTGAACCTTCGGGGCTTCTTGCGTCCTCAATGGATCTACATAACTTGTACTCGCTGCGGGGCAGATATTGCCCTGCACAAACTCACGCGGGACGGTTGCGGGGATCTTTGCAAGCATCACCGGCAGATTTCGCTAGTTGAGGCTCTGAGGGTCTAATCTTTTCTAATTTTTTTTGAAACCAGAATATCACAGGTTCCTACGGGGGTATTTTGCTCATGTCCATTTCTATCGACCAACAAAAAACCATTCAGGATTTTTGCTTATCAGAACCAAGAACGGTTAATCAAATTGCAGAAAAACTAAAACTATTAGGAGAAAACGCAATCAAAAGCCTATACAACTTTTTAAAAACACAAAAAGCTAACATGCTTTTTTTCATAGAAAACGCCGGAGGGTTCGTATGGATACGAACAAACCCTTTATATTTTTTTCAAAAATCTACTAGACTTGATACTATGATAAGCAAAACGGAGAAAAAACCAGAATGTGAATCGGGAGACTCGGAATCTAAAACCGATAGCAGTAAAACCTATAAAAAAATAGAAAATCTGAACAGGGCTTCCCCTGAGCGATTGGAGGCAATATTAAAAATGAACCGAATAAATAAATTTGGGTTTTATAATAAAGACTCAAAACAATTCGAGTACACTACAGAAATGAAAAATGAAATCGATTCACTCTTCCGGGATTACTGCACCCGGATAAAATCTGAAAAAATCGTATTAACTCGGTCTCCCGATGGGAACCCTGTATTCGCTCAAGACATCTATGTCAATTACAAAACCCGGTTTACGGATCAGGGCAGACAGCAGGAAAACATAGAAGGCTTTAAGCGGGCTTACTGGCAGGCAAGCCATAAGCATATGAAAGGGGTCTTCCTGACCCTAACGGCTCCTTCCTGTCCTTCTAAAACTTTATGGGCTGCCAATACGGACCTTCTTCAAACCTGGAAAAAATTTCAAATATTTCTAACAAAAATCTTGCCGGACCGGGCAGACTGGATTTGCGTAAGAGAGTTTCAGCAGAACGGCAGACTGCATTTTCACATCATGATTACCGGGATAAACTGGCTCGCCACAAAAAAACTAATTCAGTATACCTGGGTCAAATACGGCGGTGGTCCTATCCTGGACATCCATACAATCCATCAGGATTATAGGGGCTGGCACTGGTCAAGGTCCTGCCCTCTCGAAGCTGCAGGCTCAGAACCCCAGGACTTCTTAGAATCATATCTCGAAAAAAGTATGTCTGGTTCAGGGGGCTCTCTCTATTGGGTCATGGGCTGTAGAAACTGGACCTGCTCTAAATCCCTTCTTCCAAAAAAAGAAAAAATTCACGAAAACAAGCCCGTAAAACCTTCTAAAAATAAATATTTTCTTAAGGGGGTAATTTCAGCCCTTTCTGGCTTCCGGGCATCTCGTAGAAAGGACTCTCTGAGTCTCTTCTCAGGCTCTCTCACGAGTTCAAAAAAGAGGGCAATAGAACAGAAGGCAGAACAAAAAATAAAAAAGCCTGCTCAAAATCTGAGCTTTAGAAGAGCTACAGATCTAAGCTATCAATGTTAAACGGGGTGTTCTCAATGTGTCTTCCTGAATCAATGCAAGATTTTTATCAGTTCAACATTTATAAAATTTATAATGAAATTGGCCTTTCTGAAAAAGCCAGGATTTACGCGGAAACGTCAGCTTTCCTTTTCTGGGGTTACTTTGAACTTTATAAGGAATTCATGCCGGAGTAATTAATTATGGCTCTCAACCTAATTGAATTCGACAACTACAGCAAACTCTTAGATGAGCTCGGCCTCTCAGAAGAGGCCCGTATCATAGACGAATATGTCTCGTACAGAATAGTTGATCTCGGGTGATCCTATGAAACCAAACATGGAACAAATCAAGTACTTAGAAGATTACTGGGAAATCATAGAAGAAGACATCATAGTAGAAGCAAACATTAGAGCAGAAGAAGATCTCAGAGCAGAAAAATATCATATCTCAATCATGCAGGCTCAGGGCTCTAAACAGCCCTGTAATGATCTTTCACGTGAAGCCGAGATAGCTTTACGTTCTGCTCCTTCTCTCAGCTGGTCAGAATTTATCCAAAAATGGGGGTAAAAAATAATGATTAAAAGAAATGAAAGAATACGCATAGCTGATATGTCGCCAATTCAATCCTCATCAGAGTGTGAATATTTTGGGAGTCAAGACGAATGTATAAAATTATATGCTCTGTGTAAAGCATGCCCGTGTAATCAGTGCTCGGTACGCGAAGACTGCAGAGAAACACAAAATGAAATGTACGATTATATAGAGGGGATACATGGTATTTCTATAACTTGCCCTAAAGAATATGCTCTAGAACTATCTGAAATCATGCTTGGTATAGATAAGTATGTTAAACGAAAAGTAAAGATGATTCCTGGGTGTAAAGTGGATTATAATTTTTTAAACTCTTTTGAGTATGTCAATGATATTGATAACTAATTTATCTCAATAAGAGGACTGCTTTCTTTTCGGTTTTGTATTCCTGGCCGCACAACCGTAGAAAGTTAGATTTCTAACTTTTAATGGATACGGGAACAAAATTTTTTGCAGAAAAAGATACTTTCCTGAAAATCAGAGTAAACAAACTAGTCTTTTTTTACTCGTCTAATTTTCTCTTATTTTCCTCAGTAAACTATTTATTCTAATAGTTACGTTACTATTAATTGTAATAGTAAGTAAGGAAGATGTACAAATCTACGGGGCTTAACCTATGGATGCAAATAAAGTAAAGGTGCAGCAATTGAAAACAGGTCAGCTTATCATAACTATCCCTAGATCTATTGCAGCCTCTAAAGGTTGGGGAAAGGGCACAATCTTAGAATATAAAGAAGATCGTTTCGGAGCTCTCACTCTTCAGGAGGCAAAAGAATGAGACCTGCATTTGAAAACCTGGGCTTCATAGAGTCTCATATTGAATTAAGGTCTTTGTATACACAAACAGAAGCATTATCACGCCTTCATGAAGTCAAAGAGTACATTCTCAAACTGGAAAAATATATATTAGAAAAAGACGGGCTTGATAAATTCTATGAGCTGCGTGGAGAAGATAAGGAGGTTAAGGCTTGATCAGAATCTATTATAGGGTCTCAACAGAAAAACAAGATTTTGATATGCAGTATAAGGCTATTAGGGACCTCTGCACAAGCAAAGGAATAGATTACATGTCCTGCCAGGTATATCAGGACTTTGGGATCTCTGGAACTACAGCAGACCGTCCGGACTACAAAAGATTATTATCTGAGGTACAACCCTTCGACACTCTTATTGTCTACGAAGTCTCAAGGCTTTGGAGAGACCTAGAAGAACAATCAAGAGCAATGAAAGCCTTACTCAAAAACAATGTAAATATAATATCCGTAGCTGACGGAGAAATAAAATCATTAACGGACACTCTCTTTGCTGATATCAAAGGGTCAGTAAATCAGTTCGAGGCCCGCAGGCTAAAAGAGCGAATTAATGCAGGCATCCGGGCTAAAAAAGAAAAAGTCGCTAAAGGTGAAGATTCATGGAATGGCAGGGGGCCAGATAAAGAAAAAAGAAAAACAGACGGCTATAAAGTAAGATGGGCTCGATACAGGGAGGCAAAAAATAATGTCTGAAATAGATAACCATTATTTTAATAATTATTCTACTTCCTCTTTTTTTTCAAAAGCGATTTAATTAATATCCTCTTCTTCTTTTCTTGGGTTCACTCTTAACATTCTTTTCTCTCTCTTTTTTCAAAAGCGATTTAATTAATATCCTCTTCTCTTTTTGTCTATCTTTCATGGGGATCTGGTAGATCTCCCGGAAACCTCACAGCAGGCCAAAACAACAACAAAAAAAAGAGTCTTCAACCAGGCTTCAACCCGGCGAAAGGTTATTTTTTGGGTTAGATATAATCATTTCAAAAAACATTCGTTGTCGTTGTTTCTTCGTCAAAAACTCTACCTATCAGGCTTGGCGCTTCCTCAGCTTTCGACAGCCAAACGTTCAAAGTCGAAACAGGGATATCTGATAGTTCTGCTACCTTTCGCTTCGTGATACCTTCATCACTCACAAGCTTGCTCACCAGGTTCAGGTATGCCTGATTCACTCTTGTAAGGGTCTTAAGCTCCCTCTTAGAAAATATCTCTTCTTCTGGCTCTTTCTCTTCCTCTCCAATCTCCCTGAAATACTCATCTTTCTTCTTCAAGTAATTCTTGTATAGGCTCTTAGAAACTCCTGTAAGCTCAAAAAGCTCATCCATCTGTGGGAGAGGTATCTGTCCTATCTGCTGATATGTCCCGTCTTTCTCGACCTTATACGGGGCTATAAGGGGTTCCTGAATATAATCAGTCACAATTGCATAAGGCATTGCATACGTTTGCGTGAACGGCTTCCTATTTTGATCTATTACGTTCACAGCCTTCAACTTGTGGAAACAATCCAGCTGCAGCCGGATATCTCCATCAAGGAACTTAAGGTGCTGAAAATTTCCGAATAAGGCAATTTTCCGGTATCCGTAAACCTGCAAAGTCTTCGAAATTATCTTGTTTCGCTCGTCCATAAAATCACGAGAATACGCAGAAGCCCCGGCTTCCTCCCATACTACAGCGGCCTCAGTTTCCTCATTCAGTGTTTTCTTAAGCTCATCAATCCCAAAACAAATCTTTTCCTCTGAAAAATCCGGATCTACAGCCGAAGCAGCAGCCAAACAAAACACACTCTTCCCGGATCTCCGCTTCCCTATGCACGCCTGGAACGAAGAATTTTCAAAAAGAAATGCGTTCTTCGCAACATCTACAAAATACCAGAACCAGTTGAACAATACACTATTTTCGCTCATAACTTCACCTCAAGCGGAGAAATCTCGTTCTCTTCTAGGGTCCTGTTATATGCGGCAACAACCTGTCTCAGGTCCCGTTCAGACTCATAATATATGTTGCCTGACTGAGCGTTCGGAATCATGTCAGCCAAAATCGTCTTTCTCAGGGCTGCAATACATATTCTCTCAATTATTCCGGAAAATCTATACTCACATAAAATTTTCAGGTCAATATTTCTATTATATATAGAATTGATGTTTTCTATTGAATATATCTCGCTAGTGTTCATTTTAGCTTTAGATGTCTGGTCTATATACTTTTTATAGTTAGACACAATATTTTCAATCTTTTCAAGCAACTCTATATCTTTTTTATCAAAAGACAGAATTGCCATATTTTTTAAATGGCCAACAAGATCTATATAAGAAATATACTCTTGATTTTTCAGGGCCTCAGTCATAGAAATCATAATGTCCTGATACGGGTACATAAAACTAATCGGCTTACTTCCGTCTATAAACTTATATGCGCTCATATGCTAACCTCCTTGTAACATATAATTCCGTTTTCGAATAACTATTACAATTATATAGTATATGTACTCTATAGTTATTCGGGAGGTGTATAGTATAATGAAGAAAGTAAACACTTATCTGTCAAATTGTTATAATCGCGGATTCACCGCCGTACTCGAATCTAAATCCGGAAAAGGCTTCCGTGCATTTTCCAGAAACGAAGGTGGGTATATGGCAGGCAATGCCATTGGAATCCTGGTCCTGCTCGTAACTCTAATGCTCTGTGCTCTCCTGTTCGGTACTTTACAGGGCCAGACAGACAGTAAAATAGCTGTCCTGCAGAGCGAAGAGGCAAACGCCAGCTATGCCAACATTAAGACCACTGGATGGGGATCTATTGACCTCTTCGGCATGGTCCCGTACGTGGCGGTCTTTATCGTAATCCTCGGCATGCTGATGGGGCTCACCAGAGAAAGCCGCTAAAAGGGGGTGTTCCACCTCATGGAACAAACTTTTTTTTTATTTCTCGAAATCACAGCCTTCCTGATCTTCTTCTACGGAATTGAAAGAGACAGCTGGCATGGTCTTCTTATCTTTCTAAGCTCTGCAATATTTCTTGCTCTCTCTCTCGCATCATTCGATATTGAAAAAATATACGTACTCTTCAATGAAACAAGCGGAGCAATAGAAAGCTACTCGACAACTCAATATGATTCTGTTTTCGGTTACCTAAACAGCATCATGGGTCTATTCTCTATAGCCCTTGGCCTCATCAAAATAATAGTCTATAGAGAATCAATGAAACCACAAGACTAAGGGGGTCTTACTCTGAAATCTTTCTCTGAATTATCCCTTATTTTCTTTTCAGGATCTATGACAGGAGTCTCAGCCACTTTCGCAAGCCTTGAAAACTATTCTTTAGCTATAGGGTTTTTTCTGATAGCTATAAGTCTTACATTATTTAGGGGGGCTTCTCATGCTCAAAAAATCTGAAATCCCGAACGGGGAAATTATGTCTCAAAAAATTTTCTATCATTTTGTAAATATCTGCTTAATAGTAGCTGCTTTAGCAAGTGCTATACAAGGTGATTTTATCCTTTCTATTATTTTCTCTATGGCACTCGGATTTATACTTCTTGGGTCAAGGGGGGATAACAACGACTGAAGAACTCAAAAAACCCGCTCCATTTTCAATGGACGTTATAGCCTACGCAGGAACCCCTAACGGAATCCCAAACGACGAACTTTCAAAAAATTGGGGGCCTCTCAACAAGCAGCTTGCCTTTTCAAACCTTTCAGAAAACGACATCCTTGACATCGAAGACACTCTAAGAATCAGAGAGCTAAAATCATCTTCAAGCCTCAGAGACTATGAACTTAGAGCCCTTGACCTCAAAGGGGCAGACCAGAGCAGCATTATTTCAAAATGCCTCAGCAGCCTTGGAAAAGGCGGGTTCCTTATAAAGCGTGCAACAACAGCAAGTCACGAGATCACAAACAAAACCGAAGAAAACAAAAAATCAAGATTCTTCGGTCTCGGATCTCCAAAACAGCAGCCTCAACAAATCCCACAGCAGGGGGGAAGATAATGGACCTAAAACCAGTCCTCTTTCTCGCTGTCCTCAGTTCCCTGCTCTTATCCTCTCCCGTGGCCTCTGCGGCTCCATGGTCGCAGGTATCCTACAATTCTAATATTAATCTGGGAGAATCATTCACTCATGGAGACTACACAATCACCCTTACCGACATAGCGCGAAACTGGGACGGGGATATCTATGCTCTCATGTTCACAGTCTACAAAAACGGAATAGAAGAAGATAGAATAGCTGTCAACCTCGGCCAGAGCACAGAATTCGCAGATGGAAAATACAAACTTACATTCTCAAAATATCAATTCAAAAAAATATCAGGCAGACTCGAAGCTGCCTTAATTCCTAATTTCGAGATCTCTTCAACTACAACCCAACTCAAAGACTACAACAAAACAACAGTTTGCGCAAAACTAACAACAG
The genomic region above belongs to Methanosarcina horonobensis HB-1 = JCM 15518 and contains:
- a CDS encoding recombinase family protein; protein product: MIRIYYRVSTEKQDFDMQYKAIRDLCTSKGIDYMSCQVYQDFGISGTTADRPDYKRLLSEVQPFDTLIVYEVSRLWRDLEEQSRAMKALLKNNVNIISVADGEIKSLTDTLFADIKGSVNQFEARRLKERINAGIRAKKEKVAKGEDSWNGRGPDKEKRKTDGYKVRWARYREAKNNV
- a CDS encoding rolling circle replication-associated protein, with amino-acid sequence MNRINKFGFYNKDSKQFEYTTEMKNEIDSLFRDYCTRIKSEKIVLTRSPDGNPVFAQDIYVNYKTRFTDQGRQQENIEGFKRAYWQASHKHMKGVFLTLTAPSCPSKTLWAANTDLLQTWKKFQIFLTKILPDRADWICVREFQQNGRLHFHIMITGINWLATKKLIQYTWVKYGGGPILDIHTIHQDYRGWHWSRSCPLEAAGSEPQDFLESYLEKSMSGSGGSLYWVMGCRNWTCSKSLLPKKEKIHENKPVKPSKNKYFLKGVISALSGFRASRRKDSLSLFSGSLTSSKKRAIEQKAEQKIKKPAQNLSFRRATDLSYQC
- a CDS encoding DUF6011 domain-containing protein, coding for MQPLYTRCLRCGRSLRDHKSKSRGYGPTCWKKVLPTLPSCPPTTEIRSIENIFAVNSVYDSLRVRVSSHSCPSCGALLSSAEVHSYDHEDGLNLRGFLRPQWIYITCTRCGADIALHKLTRDGCGDLCKHHRQISLVEALRV